tattatatattatattatattattattactatgtatatatattatatgtgtggatatcttatgtttatatatatatatatatatatatatattttttttttatagatatatatttattttaaatatatattatattatattatataataatataaatataataatatatattatattattatgtatatatattatatgtatatgcgtagatattttatgcttttatatatatatatatatatatatatatatatatatatatatatatatatatatttcttttaaatttttataaatttgtaatgttataaatttgtttataaaagatctcactagttaaatgattaatttgttttatacgtatatattatatatattatattatattattatgtatatatattatatgtatattatattatattatattacatgtatatgtgtaaatatatatatatatatataagtatattttatttatatgtatatatactatattatattatattatattatattttatgtgtaaatatattatttatttatttatattttttagattatttaataaattataaatagtttagtaatttaagcggggacgggtatatatatatccccatccccatccccatccccagttgaaaatttcgggtattacccatacccatacccatacccagtcaaagcggggattccccgtcaaaacggggacgggttcgggtgatacccacgggcacggatttatttgccatctctactttTAACACGGACCGATGGACTCTCCCGTTGAGCTTAACCTGTTTTGTCAcccttaatttttaaataataaaaatatgaagaatattcaataataaaaatatttatataataacttaatattaaactaataaataacttttcaaTACATGTTTTCCAAGTTACATGACAATATTTTCATACGTGGCTGTAAATAACATATATGGttaataaatgtatattatttatttaaataatattatttcaaaaaataaaagaaaaaatattttttctaaatttaattttattaaatgaaaaagtaattaaaaatcttgcaaagataaaattaaaatgaaagatagtataaaaaaatgttaactcTTTAGATATAagttattctttaataatttattaaatgataaaataattataaattataaaagaataaaattaagaatgaaaaaattaaaataaataactttttaatattattaatataatttttttttgcaataataaatatattgaaagaTATTAAATGATAGagttgaaatatatttctattttttcaataaataaatttcaaaacaatcaAATGGACAAAAGgataaaagagtaaaataactCTATAGAAAcatatgataagaaaataaatatgagtaaaaaagtaaattagttgaaatatattttaatatttttggagcaaattagtttaaaaataaaataaattgataaaagaataaaataacttATTGCACATGTGGCAacaaaataagtataaataaaaatgaaaattaacgTTGTTAATTgactaaaaatttaattttcatgacatgatatttgttaacaaaataaacatgttaaaaataagtaaaattcaaaaaaaaaattaacaatatcaaataattaaaataaaataagactaAATTGTAGTActtattaacttaaataataaataataataaatcttattaaactaaaataatattaaaaattatttatctataaataacCGTTACTTACAAAAGTAATAGTCTAATAGTGGCAgaacaatttaattattctttaaattatattaaatatttccttATTATAATATTTCCAATTATTTCCTTATCAGTGTTTTTTTAGGTTGatcattgtttttattcaaaaattttaatttgttcctCAGATTTTGATTcgttttaaatgtgtttttatttttcaaaatgtgtaaaaattaagtcatttttgGTAGTACCGTACAACTGAGTTAAATAGGTATCATATGTCAATTCGtgattttttatgaattttttaatttttaactttttagtttctaaaaaaaatgGTCACGTGTCAAGTTAATATTGTGCGATGTGGTAGTGCAGATCAACATGTAGTGGCAGTTTGGGattgtcaaaattttgattgaattaCTCTTTGGTCAAttttttcatctaaaaatatatgttattcCTATAGtgttttttagtcttaatttagtctcgattttataaaaaataatggaatttgatattttttattaaatttcttgaaacggaacaagaatttttcatcaaaattgacactaagattatgtcaattacaccaacagaataaatcatctttattcagaacttcaattttgatgaaaaattattggttcgattcaaaaaatttaacaaaaaaaggacaaaattgtatCATTTATCAAAAGTCGACCAATTTGGGACTAAAATAAAACTGGAAGACcaactaaatatttttgaacgaaaaatagaaatcaaaagagtaattctaaaatgttttatataaattaatcaaaatattgtatttactttttttatgataataaaaaataataaaattacaattattgttattattataattataaaattaaatataaataattttcatatttttagtataattaattttcttttataatgattaatttttttttaaataacctaataaaaatggttaaattaaacaaataactatttaaaagataatattaataaaataattatttttatttaaaaaatatttaaaagataaaattgaaaaataaatgtgaaaaaaaaagaattttccttatataaaaatatagatgtataaaattttattagaatatcaaatatataaaatatattaaacatattaaattttaaaaaattatttaaaatcatatatttaattatataaatgtaaaaaaaaaaaattatggggGTCATGGCTCCCCTTAGTCCAAACGTAGGTCCGCCACTGGTGACATGACAGTGGTAGTACCACTTGTCATTGTTAGCTCCATGTCATTgacttaatttcaatttaatctatgtatttattcttttagtataaatttagtccatatatttagggatgacaaaaatacatGCGCTTACAgatatccgtggataaaatCCATGATAGATAGTTAGGAGCCGCGGGTAGTGATTATATTTATACCCACTTATAAACAGGTCGGATGTGGGTACTACATGTATCCACGAGTACCCGTTacttgcaaaaaattaaaattaaaattaaaattatttttattaggttaaattgagaattaaaaatttaatttatattttatattttataattttatttaaaaaaaaatattttttaaatattcatggGTATGCAGGTATTCACAGATActcacaaatttttaaaaaatccacagatattttttaaatagataccatgcaagtaaacatgtagatattttttttgtgtggaTAAACACTATCCGTACTCGATTTGACCCATTATCATCCCTTATCATATGACACAAGACTGACTTGATaagtaacaaatttattttaattttttaaaaaaagtttagaaagaaaaaactacgACACATAATATATGCGGTTagtacaatattaataaaaagaacttAATTGTTACAGAGAAATTTTCAATCAAAAAGGTTTAAAcattttgttaattatatttgCAGTTGTAGACATATGTCTTCGATGTAGGAGTCAGGATTTCCTTGTGCTGGTGATGGAGAGAATAGTAAAAGCAAGTAGGAGAAGactaaagagaaaaagaaagtcaATTTATTTCTGACATTATTTAATCAAGGACAATTATAGAACTATTCCAATACTCACTAACAACGTGATTAAAGACAACTTACTCACCCTTCAACACCTATTCAATAATTCTAGGACTACCAAACAACCCCTGCATTCTATTCTTTTGCCTCCACTGCATTATCACTTCAATAAGATAACAAACTTTTGTTTCATAACCAATTATGTTATGGTAGCTCTATATTTAATTCAAGATAATTATGATTCATAGAATGTTAACACtttcaattcattttcaaaCCCATCTTTTACTTCAAAACTAAGTTATAAtggattttttaatatattttgatcgTCCGAtcacaatttcaattttgaatttttgaaatgcTTAAATCGTGTTAAAAATACTAGCGGAAACACGTACCATCAAACATGTGTCTCCATTTTTTCTCATaacaatacaataaaataaaaaatattataataattattaaaataaaaactattagtgaaatttttgttaaaattaaaaagatcaATAAAGTTACGAAatgtatataagaaaaaaaatgattattttttattgtcaaCGGTtagataatttttcataaataataaaataaataagattaattgtatttattataataataagataaaatttaattttcataaatgtaTTTGTCTTTTCATCATATCCCTAATCTCTCATCTCATTTCAGTCTATCTTCTCCTTTTATGCATAAAAATCATAGCCCAAACATCGTTAATCCTTTGTTTTTCCTGGTACATCATTTCCACTTCCTACAAGAACCAGAAGAACTTCCAATCCTCCAAAGCCAAAGAAAATGCAATTATTCATCACCTCCTCTGTGGGAGGCCTTGTTTTCTTGGCTTCAATGTGGTTCACAGCTGCACAACCTCTCAACCCTGGGAACTCGCCGTCCTTCAACACCGTCCCCGCATACCCGACCCAAACCCGCTCCCAAATCTGCCGCCTCGACCTCTCCAACGAGCTCTTCGGCGGCGTCAACCACGCCTGCGGCACCACCCTTGACCGCAGCCGCTGCTGTCCAGTCCTTGCCGCCTGGCTCTTCGCCGCCTTCGCCCGAACAGCCCTCGAAGTATCCGCCGCCGCGCCGCCTCCCTCCGGCGACCTCCCCATGATGCCCGACGACTCCCAGAGTTGCGTCAACTCGCTCCAAGACTCACTGAGAAATCGGAGCATCCGAATCCCCCAACCCAACGGCACCTGCGACGCCATTCTCTGCTTCTGCGGCATCAGACTCCACCAGATAACCTCCCTGAGCTGCCCCAACGCGTTCCACATCACTGCGGTTCGAAACGTCTCCGGCACCCACAACGCCACCCCCACCGCCGTTGTACGGAACCTGGAAAAGAATTGCCGCAACGCTTCTTACGCTGGCTGCACGCAATGCCTAAGCGCTCTACAAAAGGTCACACGCTTTTTCATCTCCTCCctatataaagattaaaatcaaCTCTTAATGCAACgttgaatttttttcatctgAATTCTAATTAATTTTGGGTTGACCTGCGAAAATGACACTGCCATGTGCGTGTGAGGTAGAGTTTATGTTCATGTCTTGCCACCTCCGATACCATATTGGAATATATCTAATGTCGTAAtaactcaatttaaaaaaaaaaaacaatggaaGTTAAATATCCTACATTATAATATATGAGTGTGGTTAATCACTTATAGATAGATACAAGGAGAATGCAAGGACTTTTAAAGATTAACCTCacaaaattgatattataattacaatttgatataaaaaacataaagggTTAACTTTTAGTTTGTGTAAAATAAGGTTGAGGTAGCGAATGTGTGGTTGTTGGTAAGTTTTTTGaagtttggttttattttgaaaCAGATAAAAGGGAGTAATAAGgagagtgagagtgagagaGCTAAGAAGATGTTCAACCGTGACTGCCAATTGATGGCGCTGACGTGGCTGCTAGGAA
This region of Vigna unguiculata cultivar IT97K-499-35 chromosome 5, ASM411807v1, whole genome shotgun sequence genomic DNA includes:
- the LOC114185183 gene encoding uncharacterized GPI-anchored protein At4g28100-like; the protein is MQLFITSSVGGLVFLASMWFTAAQPLNPGNSPSFNTVPAYPTQTRSQICRLDLSNELFGGVNHACGTTLDRSRCCPVLAAWLFAAFARTALEVSAAAPPPSGDLPMMPDDSQSCVNSLQDSLRNRSIRIPQPNGTCDAILCFCGIRLHQITSLSCPNAFHITAVRNVSGTHNATPTAVVRNLEKNCRNASYAGCTQCLSALQKIKGSNKESESERAKKMFNRDCQLMALTWLLGRNKTAYIPTVSAVLRAVMYSAHPHESKCSPDQDNMPLAVDSLQFETNQGSSRPLRIVWIMLLMLLVFP